A window from Neodiprion fabricii isolate iyNeoFabr1 chromosome 2, iyNeoFabr1.1, whole genome shotgun sequence encodes these proteins:
- the LOC124174897 gene encoding uncharacterized protein LOC124174897 isoform X2 translates to MFYLFCAIGAFTILSTCASNFVRNQDICGQNNGRRLYLELGERGILYAKNVTFVKNAPRQQTSRAYVTNSSHNQCSLELVSCPSCIITVTFKHLELSHHCGDGSMTIDNPCRCDYVWIAEPPYEDVSGTPFCGLYTPLTYRSSTRTLSITLLYSKSHKHAFAMEYTAERNRLHLTGADIVTGVAKTLNNTGGGILTSPFFPARYPRDLGMEYIITCAAEAPSCRVRVLFSDFQLATVSIVEFYDWNGQRLDVSSGARFRPPVIVSSGPSLLIRFYANGGTGLGYKAFYSFVIGHLYDKSIQPITDCGGYVENLGGAITMMDMVNQGAKTYDCVWLIRPPKNFLHMKTHMYLKVVTFADMAGTTELTIKQGPTSALSPLEILRHPASQLQPPRLREHIAPVASGFHVSLRGTFGPTSRLAIAYSAFSYTGKNKLFTSIYMSTFFTSTSLLLLVRFLTDCFTGSDFLCQNHRCIPSQLNCDGFDHCGDDSDEPTTCFRNWGIEPQDGKWHVNKANYYFPKIDRYPDLKTATLVFVASSLGLIILISALIVLLYRMGARARQQRELQSRLQTISELLVFDITDGARIDEITVSDDPPVYEAPPGYDEVVKIGLESEGTRRKRKKSSYRQPRSRSTPNQHSNDLETQSTSLLVRDDASISNCSQTTPVLNEIRQSIPESPPPAYVTPPGTTLRNILIPVTASPTFYNEGEYVTSMEGSRARYSWINETSTNATSLPASEEPPADGPPSSLEAQTLGAYLQSYITGLTENSTLQQLRSQDASRDMNPEYEEKSEERGDVVNIEPENCACEGACGCAINECEGAREGEKLLDITSSIDEPQRDFSTTRNAIIKLLGSSNSTMTSSGRTNLNSTTVSKSSTPNSTLGRAAGLPGLRSPSICSKDSFITRISTLSSKYSSDEPHYEFDIVSEVTSIGAMTNLNTVANTPNCTPRITSPVSSRVGNHITCDMESLYESVKILDSFLLARGIPILQCRNHSTETLHHVGTEYGTCGNGASGESSNRNVTASRVWRSTDDTLIS, encoded by the exons atgttttatttgttttgcG CCATCGGCGCATTCACTATTCTTTCGACCTGTGCAAGTAACTTTGTTCGAAACCAAGACATCTGTGGGCAAAACAACGGGCGACGACTTTATTTGGAACTCGGGGAGCGAGGTATTCTTTATGCGAAAAATGTTACGTTTGTCAAAAATGCACCCAGACAACAAACATCACGAGCTTACGTCACCAACAGTTCACACAATCAGTGCAGTTTGGAACTCGTTTCTTGTCCATCTTGTATCATCACCGTGACATTTAAACACCTTGAACTATCTCACCACTGTGGAGATGGAAGTATGACGATAGACAACCCCTGCAG GTGCGATTACGTCTGGATCGCAGAACCTCCATACGAAGATGTATCTGGTACACCGTTTTGCGGCTTGTACACACCTCTCACGTACAGATCTAGCACGCGTACGTTATCTATCACTTTGTTGTACAGCAAATCACACAAGCATGCTTTTGCAATGGAATATACAGCTGAGA GGAATAGGTTACACTTGACAGGTGCTGATATAGTGACCGGAGTCGCAAAAACACTAAACAACACTGGTGGTGGTATACTAACTTCACCATTTTTTCCGGCGCGTTATCCAAGGGATTTAGGAATGGAATACATAATAACATGTGCAGCAGAAGCTCCTTCTTGTCGAGTCAGGGTACTCTTTAGTGATTTTCAACTCGCTACAGTTTCTATCGTTGAG TTTTACGACTGGAATGGACAGCGTCTGGATGTTAGCAGCGGTGCTAGATTTCGACCACCGGTTATAGTCAGCTCTGGACCGTCACTTCTCATAAGATTTTATGCGAATGGAGGAACTGGTCTGGGCTACAAAGCATTCTATTCCTTTGTCATTGGTCATTTATACGACAAGTCAATACAACCCATCACTGATTGCGGAGGGTACGTTGAGAATTTGGGCGGAGCCATTACAATGATGGACATGGTCAATCAAGGAGCGAAGACCTACGATTGTGTCTGGTTGATCAGAcctccaaaaaattttctccacaTGAAAACTCATATGTATTTGAAGGTGGTCACCTTTGCTGACATGG cTGGCACCACAGAACTGACGATTAAGCAAGGACCCACATCTGCACTTTCTCCTTTGGAGATTCTTCGGCATCCTGCGAGTCAGTTACAACCTCCTAGATTAAGAGAGCACATTGCCCCAGTTGCAAGCGGCTTTCATGTTAGCCTGAGAGGAACTTTTGGTCCCACTTCTAGGCTCGCTATAGCGTATTCTGCGTTCAGTTACacaggtaaaaataaattgttcacatctatatatatgtctacTTTTTTTACATCTACATCCTTATTGTTGCTTGTACGATTTTTAACAGATTGTTTCACGGGATCAGATTTTCTGTGTCAAAACCACAGATGCATACCAAGTCAACTTAATTGTGATGGGTTCGATCACTGCGGGGATGACAGTGATGAGCCAACAACTTGTTTCAGAA ACTGGGGAATAGAGCCACAAGATGGAAAGTGGCACGTGAACAAGGCAAACTACTACTTTCCGAAGATCGATCGATATCCAGACCTGAAAACAGCTACTTTAGTATTTGTAGCTAGCAGTCTTGGACTTATCATATTAATATCTGCACTGATTGTCTTACTTTATAGAATGGGTGCTCGTGCTCGTCAACAGAGAGAATTACAGTCACGCTTGCAGACAATTAGCGAGCTCCTAG TTTTTGATATTACAGATGGAGCACGAATTGACGAGATCACTGTATCAGATGATCCGCCAGTCTATGAAGCTCCTCCAGGTTATGACGAGGTTGTAAAGATTGGACTGGAATCAGAGGGTACTAGGCGCAAGCGAAAAAAGTCGTCCTACAGACAACCTCGCAGCAGAAGTACGCCGAATCAACACTC CAATGATTTAGAAACACAGTCCACATCTCTGCTAGTCCGGGATGACGCAAGTATAAGTAACTGCAGCCAAACTACGCCTGTGCTAAATGAAATCAGACAATCAATTCCCGAAAGTCCACCACCGGCGTACGTTACTCCACCAGGGACAACGcttcgaaatattttaattcctgTCACAGCTTCGCCAACATTTTATAACG AGGGGGAATACGTGACGAGTATGGAAGGTAGCAGGGCTCGGTACTCATGGATTAACGAGACTAGCACAAATGCAACTTCACTACCAGCATCAGAGGAGCCACCAGCAGACGGACCCCCTTCGTCATTGGAAGCGCAAACGCTTGGTGCGTATCTGCAATCTTACATCACAGGATTAACAGAAAATTCTACTCTGCAGCAACTCCGCTCTCAAGATGCATCAAGGGACATGAATCCAGAATACGAAGAAAAGTCAGAAGAAAGAGGAGATGTCGTCAACATTGAGCCAGAAAATTGTGCATGCGAAGGGGCCTGTGGATGTGCAATTAATGAATGCGAGGGTGCGAGagaaggtgaaaaattgttggacATCACATCTTCGATCGATGAGCCTCAAAGGGATTTTTCGACTACGAGAAACGcaattatcaaattattagGAAGTTCTAACAGTACGATGACATCGTCAGGGAGAACCAACCTCAACTCGACCACAGTTTCAAAGTCTTCTACCCCAAATTCAACTTTGGGAAGAGCCGCAGGTTTACCTGGTCTCAGAAGCCCGTCAATATGCTCCAAGGATAGTTTCATCACAAGAATATCAACTTTGAGCTCGAAATACAGCAGTGATGAACCACATTATGAATTTGATATCGTCTCTGAAGTAACCAGTATTGGAGCAATGACGAACTTGAACACCGTGGCAAATACTCCAAACTGTACTCCGCGAATAACAAGCCCGGTTTCTTCCAGAGTTGGAAACCACATCACCTGCGATATGGAAAGTCTGTACGAAAGCGTGAAAATTCTTGATTCATTTCTACTTGCAAGAGGAATACCTATTCTTCAATGCCGCAATCACTCCACAGAAACTTTGCATCATGTGGGAACGGAGTATGGAACCTGTGGAAATGGTGCTTCCGGTGAATCGAGTAATCGAAATGTTACCGCTTCACGCGTTTGGCGCTCTACCGACGATACCCTAATTTCATAA
- the LOC124174897 gene encoding uncharacterized protein LOC124174897 isoform X4, translated as MFYLFCAIGAFTILSTCASNFVRNQDICGQNNGRRLYLELGERGILYAKNVTFVKNAPRQQTSRAYVTNSSHNQCSLELVSCPSCIITVTFKHLELSHHCGDGSMTIDNPCRCDYVWIAEPPYEDVSGTPFCGLYTPLTYRSSTRTLSITLLYSKSHKHAFAMEYTAERNRLHLTGADIVTGVAKTLNNTGGGILTSPFFPARYPRDLGMEYIITCAAEAPSCRVRVLFSDFQLATVSIVEFYDWNGQRLDVSSGARFRPPVIVSSGPSLLIRFYANGGTGLGYKAFYSFVIGHLYDKSIQPITDCGGYVENLGGAITMMDMVNQGAKTYDCVWLIRPPKNFLHMKTHMYLKVVTFADMAGTTELTIKQGPTSALSPLEILRHPASQLQPPRLREHIAPVASGFHVSLRGTFGPTSRLAIAYSAFSYTDCFTGSDFLCQNHRCIPSQLNCDGFDHCGDDSDEPTTCFRNWGIEPQDGKWHVNKANYYFPKIDRYPDLKTATLVFVASSLGLIILISALIVLLYRMGARARQQRELQSRLQTISELLDGARIDEITVSDDPPVYEAPPGYDEVVKIGLESEGTRRKRKKSSYRQPRSRSTPNQHSNDLETQSTSLLVRDDASISNCSQTTPVLNEIRQSIPESPPPAYVTPPGTTLRNILIPVTASPTFYNEEGEYVTSMEGSRARYSWINETSTNATSLPASEEPPADGPPSSLEAQTLGAYLQSYITGLTENSTLQQLRSQDASRDMNPEYEEKSEERGDVVNIEPENCACEGACGCAINECEGAREGEKLLDITSSIDEPQRDFSTTRNAIIKLLGSSNSTMTSSGRTNLNSTTVSKSSTPNSTLGRAAGLPGLRSPSICSKDSFITRISTLSSKYSSDEPHYEFDIVSEVTSIGAMTNLNTVANTPNCTPRITSPVSSRVGNHITCDMESLYESVKILDSFLLARGIPILQCRNHSTETLHHVGTEYGTCGNGASGESSNRNVTASRVWRSTDDTLIS; from the exons atgttttatttgttttgcG CCATCGGCGCATTCACTATTCTTTCGACCTGTGCAAGTAACTTTGTTCGAAACCAAGACATCTGTGGGCAAAACAACGGGCGACGACTTTATTTGGAACTCGGGGAGCGAGGTATTCTTTATGCGAAAAATGTTACGTTTGTCAAAAATGCACCCAGACAACAAACATCACGAGCTTACGTCACCAACAGTTCACACAATCAGTGCAGTTTGGAACTCGTTTCTTGTCCATCTTGTATCATCACCGTGACATTTAAACACCTTGAACTATCTCACCACTGTGGAGATGGAAGTATGACGATAGACAACCCCTGCAG GTGCGATTACGTCTGGATCGCAGAACCTCCATACGAAGATGTATCTGGTACACCGTTTTGCGGCTTGTACACACCTCTCACGTACAGATCTAGCACGCGTACGTTATCTATCACTTTGTTGTACAGCAAATCACACAAGCATGCTTTTGCAATGGAATATACAGCTGAGA GGAATAGGTTACACTTGACAGGTGCTGATATAGTGACCGGAGTCGCAAAAACACTAAACAACACTGGTGGTGGTATACTAACTTCACCATTTTTTCCGGCGCGTTATCCAAGGGATTTAGGAATGGAATACATAATAACATGTGCAGCAGAAGCTCCTTCTTGTCGAGTCAGGGTACTCTTTAGTGATTTTCAACTCGCTACAGTTTCTATCGTTGAG TTTTACGACTGGAATGGACAGCGTCTGGATGTTAGCAGCGGTGCTAGATTTCGACCACCGGTTATAGTCAGCTCTGGACCGTCACTTCTCATAAGATTTTATGCGAATGGAGGAACTGGTCTGGGCTACAAAGCATTCTATTCCTTTGTCATTGGTCATTTATACGACAAGTCAATACAACCCATCACTGATTGCGGAGGGTACGTTGAGAATTTGGGCGGAGCCATTACAATGATGGACATGGTCAATCAAGGAGCGAAGACCTACGATTGTGTCTGGTTGATCAGAcctccaaaaaattttctccacaTGAAAACTCATATGTATTTGAAGGTGGTCACCTTTGCTGACATGG cTGGCACCACAGAACTGACGATTAAGCAAGGACCCACATCTGCACTTTCTCCTTTGGAGATTCTTCGGCATCCTGCGAGTCAGTTACAACCTCCTAGATTAAGAGAGCACATTGCCCCAGTTGCAAGCGGCTTTCATGTTAGCCTGAGAGGAACTTTTGGTCCCACTTCTAGGCTCGCTATAGCGTATTCTGCGTTCAGTTACacag ATTGTTTCACGGGATCAGATTTTCTGTGTCAAAACCACAGATGCATACCAAGTCAACTTAATTGTGATGGGTTCGATCACTGCGGGGATGACAGTGATGAGCCAACAACTTGTTTCAGAA ACTGGGGAATAGAGCCACAAGATGGAAAGTGGCACGTGAACAAGGCAAACTACTACTTTCCGAAGATCGATCGATATCCAGACCTGAAAACAGCTACTTTAGTATTTGTAGCTAGCAGTCTTGGACTTATCATATTAATATCTGCACTGATTGTCTTACTTTATAGAATGGGTGCTCGTGCTCGTCAACAGAGAGAATTACAGTCACGCTTGCAGACAATTAGCGAGCTCCTAG ATGGAGCACGAATTGACGAGATCACTGTATCAGATGATCCGCCAGTCTATGAAGCTCCTCCAGGTTATGACGAGGTTGTAAAGATTGGACTGGAATCAGAGGGTACTAGGCGCAAGCGAAAAAAGTCGTCCTACAGACAACCTCGCAGCAGAAGTACGCCGAATCAACACTC CAATGATTTAGAAACACAGTCCACATCTCTGCTAGTCCGGGATGACGCAAGTATAAGTAACTGCAGCCAAACTACGCCTGTGCTAAATGAAATCAGACAATCAATTCCCGAAAGTCCACCACCGGCGTACGTTACTCCACCAGGGACAACGcttcgaaatattttaattcctgTCACAGCTTCGCCAACATTTTATAACG AAGAGGGGGAATACGTGACGAGTATGGAAGGTAGCAGGGCTCGGTACTCATGGATTAACGAGACTAGCACAAATGCAACTTCACTACCAGCATCAGAGGAGCCACCAGCAGACGGACCCCCTTCGTCATTGGAAGCGCAAACGCTTGGTGCGTATCTGCAATCTTACATCACAGGATTAACAGAAAATTCTACTCTGCAGCAACTCCGCTCTCAAGATGCATCAAGGGACATGAATCCAGAATACGAAGAAAAGTCAGAAGAAAGAGGAGATGTCGTCAACATTGAGCCAGAAAATTGTGCATGCGAAGGGGCCTGTGGATGTGCAATTAATGAATGCGAGGGTGCGAGagaaggtgaaaaattgttggacATCACATCTTCGATCGATGAGCCTCAAAGGGATTTTTCGACTACGAGAAACGcaattatcaaattattagGAAGTTCTAACAGTACGATGACATCGTCAGGGAGAACCAACCTCAACTCGACCACAGTTTCAAAGTCTTCTACCCCAAATTCAACTTTGGGAAGAGCCGCAGGTTTACCTGGTCTCAGAAGCCCGTCAATATGCTCCAAGGATAGTTTCATCACAAGAATATCAACTTTGAGCTCGAAATACAGCAGTGATGAACCACATTATGAATTTGATATCGTCTCTGAAGTAACCAGTATTGGAGCAATGACGAACTTGAACACCGTGGCAAATACTCCAAACTGTACTCCGCGAATAACAAGCCCGGTTTCTTCCAGAGTTGGAAACCACATCACCTGCGATATGGAAAGTCTGTACGAAAGCGTGAAAATTCTTGATTCATTTCTACTTGCAAGAGGAATACCTATTCTTCAATGCCGCAATCACTCCACAGAAACTTTGCATCATGTGGGAACGGAGTATGGAACCTGTGGAAATGGTGCTTCCGGTGAATCGAGTAATCGAAATGTTACCGCTTCACGCGTTTGGCGCTCTACCGACGATACCCTAATTTCATAA
- the LOC124174897 gene encoding uncharacterized protein LOC124174897 isoform X1, whose protein sequence is MFYLFCAIGAFTILSTCASNFVRNQDICGQNNGRRLYLELGERGILYAKNVTFVKNAPRQQTSRAYVTNSSHNQCSLELVSCPSCIITVTFKHLELSHHCGDGSMTIDNPCRCDYVWIAEPPYEDVSGTPFCGLYTPLTYRSSTRTLSITLLYSKSHKHAFAMEYTAERNRLHLTGADIVTGVAKTLNNTGGGILTSPFFPARYPRDLGMEYIITCAAEAPSCRVRVLFSDFQLATVSIVEFYDWNGQRLDVSSGARFRPPVIVSSGPSLLIRFYANGGTGLGYKAFYSFVIGHLYDKSIQPITDCGGYVENLGGAITMMDMVNQGAKTYDCVWLIRPPKNFLHMKTHMYLKVVTFADMAGTTELTIKQGPTSALSPLEILRHPASQLQPPRLREHIAPVASGFHVSLRGTFGPTSRLAIAYSAFSYTGKNKLFTSIYMSTFFTSTSLLLLVRFLTDCFTGSDFLCQNHRCIPSQLNCDGFDHCGDDSDEPTTCFRNWGIEPQDGKWHVNKANYYFPKIDRYPDLKTATLVFVASSLGLIILISALIVLLYRMGARARQQRELQSRLQTISELLVFDITDGARIDEITVSDDPPVYEAPPGYDEVVKIGLESEGTRRKRKKSSYRQPRSRSTPNQHSNDLETQSTSLLVRDDASISNCSQTTPVLNEIRQSIPESPPPAYVTPPGTTLRNILIPVTASPTFYNEEGEYVTSMEGSRARYSWINETSTNATSLPASEEPPADGPPSSLEAQTLGAYLQSYITGLTENSTLQQLRSQDASRDMNPEYEEKSEERGDVVNIEPENCACEGACGCAINECEGAREGEKLLDITSSIDEPQRDFSTTRNAIIKLLGSSNSTMTSSGRTNLNSTTVSKSSTPNSTLGRAAGLPGLRSPSICSKDSFITRISTLSSKYSSDEPHYEFDIVSEVTSIGAMTNLNTVANTPNCTPRITSPVSSRVGNHITCDMESLYESVKILDSFLLARGIPILQCRNHSTETLHHVGTEYGTCGNGASGESSNRNVTASRVWRSTDDTLIS, encoded by the exons atgttttatttgttttgcG CCATCGGCGCATTCACTATTCTTTCGACCTGTGCAAGTAACTTTGTTCGAAACCAAGACATCTGTGGGCAAAACAACGGGCGACGACTTTATTTGGAACTCGGGGAGCGAGGTATTCTTTATGCGAAAAATGTTACGTTTGTCAAAAATGCACCCAGACAACAAACATCACGAGCTTACGTCACCAACAGTTCACACAATCAGTGCAGTTTGGAACTCGTTTCTTGTCCATCTTGTATCATCACCGTGACATTTAAACACCTTGAACTATCTCACCACTGTGGAGATGGAAGTATGACGATAGACAACCCCTGCAG GTGCGATTACGTCTGGATCGCAGAACCTCCATACGAAGATGTATCTGGTACACCGTTTTGCGGCTTGTACACACCTCTCACGTACAGATCTAGCACGCGTACGTTATCTATCACTTTGTTGTACAGCAAATCACACAAGCATGCTTTTGCAATGGAATATACAGCTGAGA GGAATAGGTTACACTTGACAGGTGCTGATATAGTGACCGGAGTCGCAAAAACACTAAACAACACTGGTGGTGGTATACTAACTTCACCATTTTTTCCGGCGCGTTATCCAAGGGATTTAGGAATGGAATACATAATAACATGTGCAGCAGAAGCTCCTTCTTGTCGAGTCAGGGTACTCTTTAGTGATTTTCAACTCGCTACAGTTTCTATCGTTGAG TTTTACGACTGGAATGGACAGCGTCTGGATGTTAGCAGCGGTGCTAGATTTCGACCACCGGTTATAGTCAGCTCTGGACCGTCACTTCTCATAAGATTTTATGCGAATGGAGGAACTGGTCTGGGCTACAAAGCATTCTATTCCTTTGTCATTGGTCATTTATACGACAAGTCAATACAACCCATCACTGATTGCGGAGGGTACGTTGAGAATTTGGGCGGAGCCATTACAATGATGGACATGGTCAATCAAGGAGCGAAGACCTACGATTGTGTCTGGTTGATCAGAcctccaaaaaattttctccacaTGAAAACTCATATGTATTTGAAGGTGGTCACCTTTGCTGACATGG cTGGCACCACAGAACTGACGATTAAGCAAGGACCCACATCTGCACTTTCTCCTTTGGAGATTCTTCGGCATCCTGCGAGTCAGTTACAACCTCCTAGATTAAGAGAGCACATTGCCCCAGTTGCAAGCGGCTTTCATGTTAGCCTGAGAGGAACTTTTGGTCCCACTTCTAGGCTCGCTATAGCGTATTCTGCGTTCAGTTACacaggtaaaaataaattgttcacatctatatatatgtctacTTTTTTTACATCTACATCCTTATTGTTGCTTGTACGATTTTTAACAGATTGTTTCACGGGATCAGATTTTCTGTGTCAAAACCACAGATGCATACCAAGTCAACTTAATTGTGATGGGTTCGATCACTGCGGGGATGACAGTGATGAGCCAACAACTTGTTTCAGAA ACTGGGGAATAGAGCCACAAGATGGAAAGTGGCACGTGAACAAGGCAAACTACTACTTTCCGAAGATCGATCGATATCCAGACCTGAAAACAGCTACTTTAGTATTTGTAGCTAGCAGTCTTGGACTTATCATATTAATATCTGCACTGATTGTCTTACTTTATAGAATGGGTGCTCGTGCTCGTCAACAGAGAGAATTACAGTCACGCTTGCAGACAATTAGCGAGCTCCTAG TTTTTGATATTACAGATGGAGCACGAATTGACGAGATCACTGTATCAGATGATCCGCCAGTCTATGAAGCTCCTCCAGGTTATGACGAGGTTGTAAAGATTGGACTGGAATCAGAGGGTACTAGGCGCAAGCGAAAAAAGTCGTCCTACAGACAACCTCGCAGCAGAAGTACGCCGAATCAACACTC CAATGATTTAGAAACACAGTCCACATCTCTGCTAGTCCGGGATGACGCAAGTATAAGTAACTGCAGCCAAACTACGCCTGTGCTAAATGAAATCAGACAATCAATTCCCGAAAGTCCACCACCGGCGTACGTTACTCCACCAGGGACAACGcttcgaaatattttaattcctgTCACAGCTTCGCCAACATTTTATAACG AAGAGGGGGAATACGTGACGAGTATGGAAGGTAGCAGGGCTCGGTACTCATGGATTAACGAGACTAGCACAAATGCAACTTCACTACCAGCATCAGAGGAGCCACCAGCAGACGGACCCCCTTCGTCATTGGAAGCGCAAACGCTTGGTGCGTATCTGCAATCTTACATCACAGGATTAACAGAAAATTCTACTCTGCAGCAACTCCGCTCTCAAGATGCATCAAGGGACATGAATCCAGAATACGAAGAAAAGTCAGAAGAAAGAGGAGATGTCGTCAACATTGAGCCAGAAAATTGTGCATGCGAAGGGGCCTGTGGATGTGCAATTAATGAATGCGAGGGTGCGAGagaaggtgaaaaattgttggacATCACATCTTCGATCGATGAGCCTCAAAGGGATTTTTCGACTACGAGAAACGcaattatcaaattattagGAAGTTCTAACAGTACGATGACATCGTCAGGGAGAACCAACCTCAACTCGACCACAGTTTCAAAGTCTTCTACCCCAAATTCAACTTTGGGAAGAGCCGCAGGTTTACCTGGTCTCAGAAGCCCGTCAATATGCTCCAAGGATAGTTTCATCACAAGAATATCAACTTTGAGCTCGAAATACAGCAGTGATGAACCACATTATGAATTTGATATCGTCTCTGAAGTAACCAGTATTGGAGCAATGACGAACTTGAACACCGTGGCAAATACTCCAAACTGTACTCCGCGAATAACAAGCCCGGTTTCTTCCAGAGTTGGAAACCACATCACCTGCGATATGGAAAGTCTGTACGAAAGCGTGAAAATTCTTGATTCATTTCTACTTGCAAGAGGAATACCTATTCTTCAATGCCGCAATCACTCCACAGAAACTTTGCATCATGTGGGAACGGAGTATGGAACCTGTGGAAATGGTGCTTCCGGTGAATCGAGTAATCGAAATGTTACCGCTTCACGCGTTTGGCGCTCTACCGACGATACCCTAATTTCATAA